TTGACGTGCACACCGACGACCCGGTCCGGCGCGACCCGGCCCAGCGCGGGCGAGATCAGGCTGCCGTAGTCGCCGCCCTGGGCGCCGTAGCGCTCGTAGCCGAGCCGGCTCATCAGCTCGGCCCAGGCCCGCGCGATCCGGGGCACATCCCAGCCGGTGTCGCGGGTCGGACCGGAGAAACCGAATCCCGGCACCGACGGCGCCACGACGTGGAACGCATCGGCGGGATCACCGCCGTGCGCCCGCGGATCGGTCAACGGCCCCAGGATGCCGAGGAAGTCGGCCGGCGTACTGGGCCAGCCGTGCGTGAGGATCAGCGGGGTCGCGTCCGGTTCGGGCGAGCGCACGTGCAGGAAATGCACTGTCTGCCCGTCGATTTCGGTGGTGAACTGCGGCACCTTGTTCAACCTCGCCTCGTGCTCGCGCCAGTCGTAGCCGGTCCGCCAGTACTCGACCAGCTCGATCAGGTGGTCCCGGTCGACCCCGTAGGACCAGCCGACGCCGGGCAGGGCATCGGGCCACCGGGTGCGGCCGAGGCGATCGTGCAACTCGTCGAGGTCCGCCTGCGGGACGTCGATGTGGAAGGGGGTGATCGTGGAGGTTGTCTTGGTCACCCGGACAGCATCGGGCACATATAGGACGCGATCGGTCCTACATGTGCGCGATGATCGGGGTATGTCGCAAACCACCCCGGTCCGCCTGCTGCGTCTGTTGTCGTTGCTCCAGCGGCACCGGGACTGGACCGGCGGCGAACTGGCGCAGCGACTCGATGTCACGACCCGCACCATCCGGCGCGACGTCGATCGGCTGCGCGAGCTGGGATATCCGGTGCACGCGGTGATGGGACCGGTCGGGGGTTATCGGCTCGGCGCGGGGGCGGCGCTGCCGCCGCTGCTGCTGGACGACGACGAGGCGGTCGCCGTCACCCTGGGCCTGCGGGCGGGCGCGACCGGCGATGTCGCGGGCCTGGAGGAGGCGTCGCTGCGCGCACTGACCAAGGTGGAACAGGTCCTTCCGGCGCGGCTGCGGCACCGGGTCGACGCGCTGCGCGGCGCGGTGGTCGCGATGCCGCCCCGCTACGATCCGGGTCCCCCGGTCGGCGCCGACTCGCTCACCGCCATCTCGGCCGCCGTCCGTGCCGCCGAAACCCTGCGTTTCGACTACCGCAGCCATACCGGCGACGAATCCCGGCGCAGCGTCGAACCCCATCGCATCGCGCACTGGAGCCACCGGTGGTATCTGGTCGGCTGGGACACCGATCGCGGCGATTGGCGCACCTTCCGCGTCGACCGGATGTCGTTGCGGACACCCAACGGGCCGCGCTTCACCCATCGGCCGCCACCGGACGGCGATGTCGTCGCGTACCTGCGCCGCACCATGGGTTTCGCCATGTGGCCGTACCGTTCCGTCCTGCGCGTCCACGTCCCGGCCGAGGATCTCGCGGGCCGCATCGAGGGCATCGTCACCCCCATCGACGAGCACACCTGCCGCCTCGAAATGGGTTCGGACTCCTACGCATTGGTCGCGCTGGTGGTCGGGATGCTCGATGTCGAATTCGAGGTCGAGTCGCCGCCGGAACTGGCGGCACACCTGCGCGCCCTCGCCGAACGGTTCACCCGCGCCGCGAATCCGGGGTGAGCGGGAGGCCCGGCACACCCGAATCCCGGTGTCGGCTAACATCACTGTGCCACAAGGTGTGTGGGCCGGATTCCGGCCCCATGCCGATCCTGGTGTAGCTCAGTGGCAGAGCACCCGGCTGACCGGGAGGGCGCGAGTTCGACCCTCGCCGCCAGGGCGTACCGGCAGATCCGGAGGGTTGGTTGTCCGATCGGGAATTCCGCGGCGGCCCGGCACAGTACGTGACCGGCCAGTTGGAGCGCGCGCTGGAAACCGCGCTGCGCACGGGCGACAGCGCGACCCGCGCCCGAGCACAGCGGAAGGCGCAACGGTGGCGAGAGGTGCTCGGCGGCATGGCGATCGGGCACATCACGGTCGGCAGCCGCACCCCCGTCGCGGACCTGCCCGCCTGGGTGACCCTCGAGGTGGTGCACGGCGGTTTCGCCACGGGCCGCGCGCAATCCGAAATCCCCTCGAGCGCAACCGAAGCCGAGCTGATCGCGCGGCTGCCCGAGGAGGTGCCCGGTGATACGGACCGGGAACGGCTGAACCTGTGGTACCTCGGTGACGTCGGCCGGGCCGACCTGCTGGCGTCGATCGCGAACGGCCGCTACCGGATCGAGGTGCCGGAGGACGCGGCGCTGGCCGTCGTCGCCCTGCTGGTGCAGCGCGGCTTCCCGGAACAGGCGCTGGACCTGATCGCCGACCTGCGGCCGTTCCTGGCGCGATTGCGCTTCACCCCGGCCGCATTCGCCGCGCCCCGGCCGGCCGGTACCGCGGTACGGGTGACGTCGGTCGGGGCGGCCACGGCGGCGCTGCGCGCGGTGTCCACGCCGGAACAGCTCACGCGCATGCGCGCCACCGTCGACGTGTGGACGCCGTTGTACGACCGCCTGGTGGAACTGTGGTGTGCGACGGTCGACGGTGACCTGCCGCGACCGGACGACGCCGGCGCGCTACGCGGCGGGTGGCCCGGCCGGATCCGGCCGCCGGGGTGGGCGGACGAACGAGCCCGCTGGCTCGGCGATTTCGCCGCCGCACGCGACGCGCACGAGTTCCGCGGCCGGCACGCGCACCGGAAGAGTAATTTCGCCCGGCTGCACGACGCCCTGCTCGGCTGCGATCCCGCGGACCCCGGCCCGAGTGCCCGGCAGATCGGCTGGGTCCGCCGCGCGCTCGCCGATACGATCGCCCGCCACGGCGAACCCGGCGGCGCCGCACGCGAATCCGCGCGCCTCGCCCAGACCCGGAGCCTGTCCGCGCCGCTGTTCGCCGATCTCGCCGCGGTACTGGCGACCCGGCTGGACCTTTTCCCCGCCGACGGCGGCCTGCCCTCGCCCGATCCGGTCACCGCGCCGGTCACCACCGCCGAGGCGGCCACCATCGGCCCGGCCGTTCCACCCGGTACGGTGATCCCGAACCATCTGCAGCACAAGGCGTTGCGTGCGCTGGAGGCGCCGGTGGGCGAGCTGGTCCGGCGCGGCGTCGTCGGCTCGGATGAACTGCTCGCCGACGTCCTGCCCCAGCTCACCTCGCGGGTACTGTTCGCCGACATCACCGACCCGGAGGTCGCGGAACTCACCGCACAGCTCTACACCGCGTTCCGGAACCGGCGCAGCCTGCTGCTGACCGAGCTGCAGGGACAGGTCCGGTTCGAGGAACTGCCGTGGGTCGCCGCGCTGAACCCGTTGCGCCCCCACCGCGACGACACGTCGGCGCCGGCCGCCGCCGCCCGCGAACTGCTGCGGCAGTCGACCCTGCTGACCATCGAGCACTTCCCCCATACCGTGCTGCCGAATCCCCTGGTCAGCGAATTCCATGCCCTGGCACAGCAGGCGGGTCTGGATCCACCGCTGGTCGAGGAACTCGCCGCGGACATCTTCACCGGCGCCTTCACCGAGAAGTGGCGCGCCGCCGCCGATATCGCGAGCCGCACCCTCGAAGGCACGCTGTACCAGGCGTACTACGACCTGCCCGCGGCCCCGATCCGAAACGCGCCGGGTACCGCCGTGATTCGCTGGAACAGGGCCATCGCCTCGGAGTTCACCGCGCTGTGCGAACAACGCGCCACGGAAGCCGGGACCGAGGGAAATTACGTCGCGCACAACGGCGCGGTGCTGGAACAGAGTCAGATCCTGACCACACACAATCTCGCCGCGCTGGTCGACGCGCTCGATCTCGGTGACCGGCTGCGCGATATCGCACCGGACGCGGCACGTCGCGCCTTCGATCGGATACTGCGGCGACTGCGCCAACCGGCCCACGGCCACGCCGCTCGCATCCAGGTGAAGAACGCCGCGTACGCCTGGCGGCAGGCGATCTTCCTGCTGAGCTACTGCGACCCGGCCACCCAGCGTGCCGAACTGCGACGAATCTCCGAGCGGGCCGGGGCATCCCGGCTCGAGCCCGCGGTGGCGGGCCTCGCCCACATCCTCGGCGGCGGCCGCTTCACCCCGGACGGCCGCGTCCCCGGCGGCGACGGCCGCCGACTCCTCGGCTGGTCCGACGGACCGCATTGGTACCTCGTCCGGTCGGCCGCGACGGGCTCCGGCCGATCGCCGCACCGAATGTCGTAGCCGGACTTCCCTTTCAGGTGTTCGTCGTGGGCACCATCACCGAGCGCGCGGCGAGGATGTGGGCCTGCATCAGCGCGTCGGCCCAGTCGCCGTCGCGGGCCCGGATCGCCGCGACCAGTTCCAGATGCTGGGCGGCGCTGATCCGGATGCGCTCGGGTGCGTATTTGTGAAAAGTGCGGGAGATCAACGGGATATCGATGATCCCCCGCAGCTGGGTGGCCAGATGCCGACTGCGGGCGGCCAGTACGACGGCGCGGTGGAAGTGGTTGTTGAGTTCGGTGAGCTCCTCGCGATCGGCGTTCGGATCCGCGGCCAGCTCGGCCATCCGGGTGGCCGTGGACTCGAGTTCGGCGATATCCGCCGGCTCGCGGCGGGTCGCGGCCAGCCGGGCGGCGAGGCTCTCCAGCCGGGCCCGGATCTGGTAGAGATCCTCGAGTCCGAGCGCCGACCACGCGGTCACCCGCGCGCCGCGGTTGGGCGCGAATTCGACCAGGCCCTCGGCCTCCAAGCGCCGCAACGCCTCTCGGATCGGGGTCCGCGACACACCGAGTTCCTGCGCGAGTTTCCCCTCCCGCAGCCATTCCCCGCGATTCAGCCGGCCCGCGACGATATCGTCGCGGATCGCCGTGTACGCGTTGGCCGCCGCATCCGCCATGATCGTCTCCTCGCTGTGGTCCGGTCGCCCCGAACCTATTCGACGGTGGCCGGGAACCCGCCTGCCCGGGGGAGCAACGCCGGCAGCTCCTTGCCGAGCAGCATCGACATCTCACCGCTGGCCGCGATGAGCGCCCCGAGATCGAGGCCGGTCGGCTGCCCGCCGCGGTCGAGCAGGTACACCAGATCCTCGGTCGCGATGTTGCCCGTGGCGCGCGGGGCGAACGGGCAGCCGCCGATCCCGCCGACACTGGCATCGAGGGTGTCGGCTCCGTGCGCGAGTGCGGTCCAGGCGTTGGCGTAGCCGGTGTTCCGCGTGTTGTGGAAGTGGAAGCGCAGGCCGGACTGCGGGCCGGTGATCGACCGGGTGCGCTCGGCCAGCAGCGAAACCTGCGGCGGCACACCGACTCCGATGGTGTCGGCGAGGCAGATCTCCTGCGCGCCCGCGGCGTGCGCGGCGGTGACGATGCGCAGTACCGCCGCCGGGTCCACCTCGCCCTCGAACGGGCAGCCGAAGGCGGTGCCGACCGTCAGCGTGGCGAAAACGCCTGCGGCGCGGGCACGTTCGATGATGCCGGCCGCGATCCGGGTGGAATCGGCGGTGGACATGTTCTGATTGCGGCGGCTGAACGTGTCGCTGGCGCAGACCACCACGTTGATCTCGTCGACGGCCGCGTCCAGCGCGCGGTCCAGGCCGCGATCGTTGAGTACCAGCGCCGAATACCGCACACCGTCGACGCGGTGGATACCGGCGAGCACCGCCTCGGCATCGGCCATGGCGGGAACCAGTTTCGGGTGGACGAACGAGGCCGCCTCGATGCGCCGCACGCCGGCCTCGGCGAGCAGATCGGCGAACCGGATCTTGTCGGCGGTCGACACCGACACGGATTCGTTCTGCAGGCCGTCGCGCAGCGAGACGTCGACGATCGCGGGTC
This DNA window, taken from Nocardia sp. BMG111209, encodes the following:
- a CDS encoding epoxide hydrolase family protein, encoding MTKTTSTITPFHIDVPQADLDELHDRLGRTRWPDALPGVGWSYGVDRDHLIELVEYWRTGYDWREHEARLNKVPQFTTEIDGQTVHFLHVRSPEPDATPLILTHGWPSTPADFLGILGPLTDPRAHGGDPADAFHVVAPSVPGFGFSGPTRDTGWDVPRIARAWAELMSRLGYERYGAQGGDYGSLISPALGRVAPDRVVGVHVNALADAATTTGSGRELDELPEADRAKVAANQMWWYGHNGYATQMALRPQTIAYALNDSPAGQLAWNLEWFVDWDPTATDQAPVDRDIVLTDVTTYWLTGTAGSAARLYRESGSSWGSRPAPSGVPTAVANFRGDRAVRGLAERANTVVRWNEYPVGGHFASLQAPVELVTDIREFFRSVR
- a CDS encoding YafY family protein; its protein translation is MSQTTPVRLLRLLSLLQRHRDWTGGELAQRLDVTTRTIRRDVDRLRELGYPVHAVMGPVGGYRLGAGAALPPLLLDDDEAVAVTLGLRAGATGDVAGLEEASLRALTKVEQVLPARLRHRVDALRGAVVAMPPRYDPGPPVGADSLTAISAAVRAAETLRFDYRSHTGDESRRSVEPHRIAHWSHRWYLVGWDTDRGDWRTFRVDRMSLRTPNGPRFTHRPPPDGDVVAYLRRTMGFAMWPYRSVLRVHVPAEDLAGRIEGIVTPIDEHTCRLEMGSDSYALVALVVGMLDVEFEVESPPELAAHLRALAERFTRAANPG
- a CDS encoding GntR family transcriptional regulator, with product MADAAANAYTAIRDDIVAGRLNRGEWLREGKLAQELGVSRTPIREALRRLEAEGLVEFAPNRGARVTAWSALGLEDLYQIRARLESLAARLAATRREPADIAELESTATRMAELAADPNADREELTELNNHFHRAVVLAARSRHLATQLRGIIDIPLISRTFHKYAPERIRISAAQHLELVAAIRARDGDWADALMQAHILAARSVMVPTTNT
- a CDS encoding hydroxymethylglutaryl-CoA lyase, whose product is MTTGPAIVDVSLRDGLQNESVSVSTADKIRFADLLAEAGVRRIEAASFVHPKLVPAMADAEAVLAGIHRVDGVRYSALVLNDRGLDRALDAAVDEINVVVCASDTFSRRNQNMSTADSTRIAAGIIERARAAGVFATLTVGTAFGCPFEGEVDPAAVLRIVTAAHAAGAQEICLADTIGVGVPPQVSLLAERTRSITGPQSGLRFHFHNTRNTGYANAWTALAHGADTLDASVGGIGGCPFAPRATGNIATEDLVYLLDRGGQPTGLDLGALIAASGEMSMLLGKELPALLPRAGGFPATVE